In Desulfonatronum sp. SC1, one genomic interval encodes:
- a CDS encoding bifunctional riboflavin kinase/FAD synthetase, whose product MQVLRTLDEARQTVSQSCVTIGNFDGVHMGHQKLLCRTRQKAASLGLISVAVTFDPHPLRVLTGSRTPPFITLPHQKLEAIASLRLDYAFCVAFTKDLAKLEPEEFVRIYLLEGLGMREMVIGYDYAFGRNRKGNYAMLRKLGERHGFTVEQIGPVLIDDAVVSSSRIRDMVQAGLVWEVRPLLGRFYRVEGQVVSGRNRGGRLLGFPTANLQLRDELFPKTGVYAVWAESNGRTHPAVANIGYNPTFGNDVLSVEVHILDFDQDIYGRDVRVHFVQRLRSEQKFPKLDALITRIREDILLARRILGSPEAHLVEARQCV is encoded by the coding sequence ATGCAGGTCTTGCGCACTTTGGACGAAGCTCGCCAAACCGTTTCTCAATCCTGCGTCACCATCGGCAATTTCGACGGAGTCCACATGGGCCATCAAAAATTGCTGTGCCGGACGCGCCAAAAAGCCGCTTCCCTCGGCCTTATCAGCGTGGCGGTCACCTTTGACCCGCACCCGTTGCGGGTGCTGACCGGGTCACGGACGCCCCCCTTCATCACCTTGCCGCACCAGAAGCTGGAAGCCATCGCTTCCCTGCGGCTCGACTACGCCTTTTGCGTCGCCTTCACCAAGGACCTGGCCAAACTGGAGCCCGAGGAGTTCGTGCGGATCTATCTTTTGGAAGGTCTGGGCATGCGGGAGATGGTCATCGGGTACGATTACGCCTTTGGCCGCAACCGCAAGGGCAACTACGCCATGCTCCGGAAGCTCGGAGAGCGCCACGGTTTTACCGTGGAGCAAATCGGGCCGGTGTTGATCGACGACGCCGTGGTCAGCTCGTCGCGGATCCGGGACATGGTCCAGGCCGGGCTGGTCTGGGAGGTCCGGCCCTTGCTGGGCCGGTTCTACCGGGTGGAGGGCCAGGTGGTGTCCGGGCGCAACCGGGGAGGCCGCCTGTTGGGCTTTCCCACGGCTAACCTGCAATTGCGGGACGAACTGTTTCCCAAGACCGGGGTCTACGCGGTCTGGGCCGAATCCAACGGCCGGACGCACCCGGCCGTGGCCAACATCGGCTACAACCCCACCTTCGGCAACGACGTGCTCTCCGTGGAGGTGCACATTCTGGACTTCGACCAGGACATCTACGGGCGCGACGTTCGCGTCCACTTCGTTCAGCGGCTGCGCAGCGAACAAAAATTTCCGAAGCTCGACGCGTTGATCACGCGAATCCGCGAAGACATTCTCTTG